Proteins found in one Magnolia sinica isolate HGM2019 chromosome 5, MsV1, whole genome shotgun sequence genomic segment:
- the LOC131247196 gene encoding FACT complex subunit SSRP1-like produces MSFGVSQRQTNGVEDALQATNDDAVDPHLERIKNEAGGEESDEEDEDFVVEKDDGGSPTDDSGDEESDASESGDDKEKPPKKEAKKEAAAPKASSSKRKSKDGDEDGSKKRKPKKKKDPNAPKRAMSAFMFFSQAERDVSCFWYAMLVFASCCL; encoded by the exons ATGAGCTTTGGAGTAAGCCAACGACAGACTAATGGTGTTGAAGATGCTCTTCAGGCTACTAATGATGATGCTGTAGATCCACATCTTGAACGGATTAAAAATGAAGCTGGTGGTGAGGAAAGCGATGAAGAG GATGAAGATTTTGTTGTGGAGAAGGATGATGGAGGCTCTCCTACTGATGATTCTGGAGATGAAGAATCAGATGCTAGTGAAAGCGGTGATGACAAAGAA AAGCCTCCCAAGAAGGAAGCTAAGAAAGAAGCAGCTGCTCCTAAGGCATCTTCTTCTAAGAGGAAATCCAAGGATGGAGATGAAGATGGTTCAAAGAAGAGAAaaccaaagaagaaaaaggatCCTAATGCACCAAAGAGAGCTATGTCTGCTTTCATGTTCTTCTCACAAGCCGAAAGAGATGTAAGTTGTTTTTGGTATGCCATGCTGGTTTTTGCTTCTTGTTGCCTTTAA
- the LOC131247197 gene encoding adenylate-forming reductase 06235-like: MENPEKMTRSTSCRGVSFEINPNKTNPFTVPVQPEVERDGRWVWFPWNISPRNRLRSPFGVSPLSFMFQRSTSRASSHYCDLDDEDDEEEMIVEEEVNDIENLKKEEEDYRQHLAKKESYVAKTKQRRESRLSVILLDQGLFTVYKRLFAVCLLLNLLGLLLAATGRFPYARRKAALFSVGNILVLTLCRTEAFLRFVFWLAVKALGRSWVPLRLKTMTTSFLQSLGGIHSGCGVSSIAWLIYALVLTINDRQNTTNAIVAVASTILSLLCLSSLAAFPLVRHLHHNIFERTHRIAGWTALALLWLFIVLTISYNPISKSYHNFHCSILVKELEFWFTLTITFLIILPWTTVKRVAVTITTSSGHAALIKFEGGVKAGLLGRISPSPLSEWHAFGIISDGNKDHMMLAGAVGDFTKSLVSDPPSHLWVRSVRFAGLPYLVNMYQRVVLVATGSGICVFLSFLLQPCAADVCLVWVAKGIGENFGKEIKEMMSGFSKEKVIIHDTAVWGRPNVAEMSIDAAKRWRAEVVIVTSNPKGSRDVVNACKGAGIAAFGPIWDS; this comes from the coding sequence ATGGAGAACCCAGAAAAGATGACAAGGTCCACCAGCTGCCGTGGAGTCTCTTTCGAGATCAATCCCAACAAGACCAATCCATTCACCGTACCGGTTCAGCCGGAAGTTGAACGAGATGGCAGGTGGGTCTGGTTCCCTTGGAACATTTCGCCTCGCAATCGCCTTCGAAGTCCTTTCGGGGTTTCACCTTTGTCGTTTATGTTCCAAAGGTCTACGAGTCGAGCTAGCAGCCATTACTGCGATCTTGACGATGAGGATGATGAAGAGGAAATGATAGTAGAAGAAGAAGTTAATGATATTGAGAacctgaaaaaagaagaagaagactatcGACAACATCTCGCAAAGAAAGAAAGCTATGTTGCCAAAACAAAGCAACGTAGAGAATCGAGGCTGTCAGTGATATTGCTAGACCAAGGTCTGTTTACAGTCTACAAGCGGCTCTTCGCCGTCTGCCTGTTGCTGAATTTACTAGGCCTGCTTCTCGCCGCTACCGGACGTTTTCCATACGCCAGGCGGAAGGCAGCCCTTTTCTCTGTTGGGAACATACTCGTCCTTACACTTTGCCGGACCGAGGCCTTCCTACGGTTCGTTTTCTGGCTGGCTGTCAAGGCTCTGGGGAGGAGCTGGGTCCCACTCCGACTCAAGACCATGACCACTTCTTTCCTCCAATCCCTTGGTGGCATCCACAGTGGCTGCGGGGTCTCTTCGATTGCATGGCTCATATACGCGCTCGTCCTGACTATCAATGACAGACAAAACACTACAAATGCAATCGTAGCCGTTGCCTCCACCATCCTATCACTGCTCTGCCTATCATCATTAGCCGCATTCCCTTTAGTACGCCATCTCCATCACAATATATTCGAACGAACCCACCGGATCGCTGGCTGGACCGCACTCGCCCTCCTTTGGCTCTTCATCGTCCTCACTATCTCATACAACCCCATTTCGAAATCCTACCACAATTTCCATTGTTCTATTCTAGTAAAAGAGCTAGAATTCTGGTTCACGTTAACCATCACATTTCTGATAATCCTTCCATGGACTACGGTGAAACGAGTTGCAGTGACAATCACCACTTCTTCTGGCCACGCGGCTCTGATAAAGTTCGAGGGAGGAGTGAAAGCTGGCTTACTGGGGAGGATCAGCCCGTCTCCCTTATCTGAATGGCACGCATTCGGTATCATATCAGATGGTAATAAAGACCATATGATGCTTGCTGGTGCAGTTGGAGACTTCACCAAGTCCTTGGTTTCAGACCCACCTAGCCATCTTTGGGTCCGGTCGGTTCGCTTCGCTGGTCTACCTTATCTTGTGAACATGTACCAAAGGGTCGTTTTGGTAGCAACGGGTTCCGGCATCTGTGTTTTTCTCTCCTTCCTCTTACAACCATGTGCTGCTGATGTGTGCCTTGTTTGGGTGGCGAAAGGGATTGGAGAGAATTTTGGAAAGGAAATCAAGGAGATGATGAGTGGGTTTTCGAAAGAGAAGGTGATCATCCATGACACGGCTGTCTGGGGCAGGCCGAACGTGGCGGAGATGAGTATCGACGCAGCGAAGAGGTGGAGGGCGGAGGTGGTCATTGTCACCAGCAATCCAAAAGGGAGTAGGGACGTCGTGAATGCATGCAAGGGTGCTGGAATAGCTGCCTTTGGGCCCATTTGGGATTCTTAG
- the LOC131245351 gene encoding adenylate-forming reductase 03009-like, whose protein sequence is MEKPEKMPRFSSCRGVSFEINPNKTNPFAIQAPPEDEREGRWVGFPWVRSSFRVFPTSAAITRSPSRPSSHYCDLDDEDDEQEEKIIHVEEANDIEKQKQEDVEEGDRKQPAKKESSVTKAKQQRESRLSVILLDQGLFTVYKRLFAVCLLLNLLALVLAATGRFPYARRKAALFSVGNILALTLCRNEAFLRLVFWLAVKALGWNWVPLRLKTMTTSFLQSLGGIHSSCGISSIAWLTYALVLTIKDRENTSNEIIAVASTILSLLSLSSLAAFPLVRHLHHNVFEQTHRITGWSALALLWLFIVLTLSYNPISKSYDNLRGSSLVKELEFWFTLTITLLIILPWTTVRRVAVTITAPSGHASLIKFEGGVKAGLLGRISPSPLLEWHAFGIISDGNKDHMMLAGAVGDFTKSLVSNPPSHLWVRSVRFAGLPYLVNMYQRVVLVATGSGICVFLSFLLQPCAADVCLIWVAKGIEQNFGKEIKDMVCRFPTEKVIIHDTAVSGRPNVAEMSIDAAKRWRAEVVIVTSNPQGSRDVVNACKGAGIAAFGPIWDS, encoded by the coding sequence atggagaagccagaAAAGATGCCAAGGTTCAGCAGCTGCCGTGGAGTCTCTTTCGAGATCAATCCCAACAAAACCAACCCATTCGCCATCCAAGCTCCACCGGAAGATGAGCGGGAAGGCAGGTGGGTCGGGTTCCCGTGGGTTCGAAGTTCTTTCCGAGTGTTTCCTACATCGGCTGCGATTACAAGGTCACCAAGTCGACCAAGCAGCCATTACTGCGATCTTGACGATGAGGATGATGAACAGGAGGAGAAAATAATACATGTAGAAGAAGCTAACGACATTGAGAAACAAAAACAAGAAGACGTAGAAGAAGGAGATCGAAAACAGCCCGCAAAGAAAGAAAGCTCTGTTACCAAAGCAAAGCAACAGAGAGAATCGAGGCTGTCGGTGATATTGCTGGACCAAGGTCTATTTACAGTCTACAAGCGGCTCTTCGCCGTCTGCCTGTTGCTGAATTTACTAGCCCTGGTTCTCGCCGCCACCGGGCGTTTCCCATACGCCAGGCGGAAGGCGGCCCTTTTCTCTGTGGGGAACATACTCGCTCTCACACTCTGCCGGAACGAGGCCTTCCTACGGCTCGTCTTTTGGCTGGCTGTCAAGGCTCTGGGTTGGAACTGGGTTCCACTCCGACTCAAGACCATGACCACTTCTTTCCTCCAATCCCTTGGTGGCATCCACAGCAGCTGCGGGATCTCTTCAATCGCATGGCTCACGTACGCTCTCGTCCTCACCATCAAAGATAGAGAAAACACTTCAAATGAGATCATAGCCGTTGCCTCCACCATCCtatcattactctccctctcgTCATTAGCCGCATTCCCTCTAGTACGCCATCTCCATCACAATGTATTCGAGCAGACCCACCGAATCACTGGCTGGTCTGCACTCGCTCTTCTCTGGCTCTTCATCGTTCTCACTCTCTCATACAACCCCATTTCAAAATCCTACGACAATCTCCGTGGTTCTAGTCTAGTAAAAGAACTAGAATTCTGGTTCACGCTAACCATCACCCTTCTGATAATCCTTCCATGGACAACGGTGAGACGAGTCGCAGTGACAATCACTGCTCCTTCTGGCCACGCGTCTCTGATAAAGTTCGAGGGAGGAGTGAAAGCTGGCTTATTGGGGAGGATCAGCCCATCTCCCTTATTGGAATGGCATGCATTCGGTATCATATCAGATGGTAATAAAGACCACATGATGCTTGCTGGTGCAGTTGGAGACTTCACCAAGTCCTTGGTTTCAAACCCACCTAGCCATCTTTGGGTCCGGTCGGTTCGCTTCGCTGGCTTACCTTATCTCGTGAACATGTACCAAAGGGTGGTATTGGTAGCAACGGGTTCCGGCATCTgtgtctttctttcctttctcctacAACCATGCGCTGCTGATGTGTGCCTGATCTGGGTGGCGAAAGGGATAGAACAGAACTTTGGGAAGGAAATCAAGGACATGGTGTGCAGGTTTCCGACAGAGAAGGTGATCATCCATGACACGGCTGTCTCGGGCCGGCCGAACGTGGCGGAGATGAGCATCGACGCTGCGAAGAGGTGGAGGGCGGAGGTGGTCATTGTCACCAGCAATCCACAAGGGAGTAGGGACGTTGTAAATGCATGCAAGGGTGCTGGAATAGCTGCCTTTGGGCCCATTTGGGACTCTTAG